Proteins encoded together in one Spirochaetales bacterium window:
- a CDS encoding CotH kinase family protein: MHRCSIVAAFLMVTLLGSCGRGDIKDVIVSEVVVNSGTPDFFGGNDWVEFQNRGNASVCLVRASIKDGSHEPVPLPDVILKPGQYYVIEAANAEDAKGSPFLPFKLGKEDSLTLYCGTEQFDSLSWKRGEVKKGSSFGRIDARTRTLYPTPGYDNVPYILFSGEHVFTVKITMRENDVMDLVRHPVDERWYPADLDFNGARINDIGVRTKGSSSLRYIAGLPDDNRSYGRYSLKLEFGKYRAKKFMGLKGLVLNNGYGDPTLMRDAIAYRILREAGMPASRHSYVDLWLAGRHMGLYQAIEPVDSEYVERYFPDDKKNGYKGDLYKAFSSLEWKPGQTLKDFTTGNYPQLELKTNRKTKGTETEGKAIMAFLKSINSGSADYIDTDNLVRYIAAMTLISNYDSYFANLGNYYLYEHRSVNGFAMLPWDFNLGLGRSIKEGKKCEDAAILIDHPTITPLSQRPIIARVLERPELREQYHAHLASLLDNIFNPKDMRAFVQKQRELIDPYVKADPTGFYSYESWKKSFTEDVEDGTDSFGKAGALLPFVDARYENVRLQLEGKIPSGGVGTGPCF; the protein is encoded by the coding sequence ATGCATAGATGTAGTATCGTTGCCGCTTTTCTCATGGTAACTCTTTTGGGTTCTTGCGGCAGAGGGGATATTAAGGATGTGATTGTCAGTGAGGTGGTGGTGAATTCCGGGACGCCGGATTTCTTCGGCGGCAATGATTGGGTGGAGTTTCAAAATAGAGGAAACGCTTCCGTTTGTCTGGTACGGGCATCGATAAAAGACGGAAGTCACGAGCCGGTACCATTGCCCGATGTCATACTCAAGCCGGGTCAGTATTATGTTATTGAAGCCGCGAATGCGGAGGACGCGAAGGGCTCGCCTTTTTTACCGTTCAAACTCGGTAAAGAAGATTCATTGACACTGTATTGCGGTACGGAGCAATTCGACTCTCTAAGCTGGAAACGAGGCGAGGTGAAAAAAGGAAGTAGTTTCGGCCGTATAGACGCCCGCACTCGAACATTGTATCCGACTCCGGGATACGACAATGTCCCTTATATATTATTTTCCGGTGAACACGTCTTTACCGTGAAAATAACTATGAGGGAAAATGATGTTATGGATTTAGTGCGCCACCCGGTGGATGAACGCTGGTATCCCGCAGATCTTGATTTCAATGGAGCCCGTATAAACGATATCGGTGTACGCACGAAAGGTTCATCGTCGCTGCGATATATAGCGGGTTTGCCGGACGATAACAGAAGTTATGGGCGGTATAGCCTGAAACTTGAATTCGGGAAATACAGGGCCAAAAAATTTATGGGTCTGAAAGGATTGGTTCTCAACAATGGCTACGGCGACCCGACACTTATGCGGGACGCCATTGCCTATCGAATCCTGCGGGAGGCGGGCATGCCTGCATCGCGTCACTCCTATGTGGACCTCTGGCTGGCCGGCAGACACATGGGCCTCTACCAGGCGATAGAGCCTGTTGACAGCGAATACGTGGAAAGATATTTTCCGGACGACAAAAAAAACGGATATAAGGGGGATTTATACAAAGCCTTCAGCAGTCTGGAATGGAAGCCGGGGCAGACGTTGAAAGATTTTACAACCGGAAACTATCCTCAACTGGAATTGAAAACAAACAGAAAGACAAAGGGGACGGAAACGGAGGGAAAGGCCATAATGGCCTTTTTAAAAAGCATTAATTCCGGGTCGGCGGATTATATCGATACGGATAATCTCGTGCGTTACATCGCCGCCATGACACTCATTTCCAATTACGACAGTTATTTCGCCAATCTGGGCAATTATTATTTATACGAGCATCGCTCCGTGAATGGGTTTGCCATGCTGCCCTGGGATTTCAACCTGGGTCTCGGGCGATCGATTAAAGAAGGAAAGAAGTGTGAGGACGCGGCGATCCTTATCGATCATCCGACCATAACGCCGCTCTCCCAACGGCCGATTATCGCCCGTGTCCTGGAGAGACCCGAACTCCGTGAACAATACCACGCTCATCTTGCATCCTTGCTCGATAACATCTTCAACCCGAAGGATATGCGCGCTTTTGTTCAAAAGCAGAGAGAGCTTATCGATCCTTACGTGAAAGCCGATCCGACCGGATTTTATTCGTATGAATCATGGAAAAAGTCGTTTACCGAAGACGTCGAGGACGGTACGGATTCATTTGGAAAAGCGGGCGCGCTCCTTCCTTTTGTCGACGCCCGGTATGAAAACGTCAGGCTGCAACTGGAGGGGAAGATACCTTCCGGGGGTGTCGGGACAGGGCCCTGCTTCTGA
- a CDS encoding tetratricopeptide repeat protein, translated as MALILNPGDGPQQHLRLRVAVIAALAVFTAAAYAPLIGAGWVYDDVNLVKPSPALKDLSGLCRSISTDLYSQAAPRLEMSPYWRPLAMASFWLDTRFGEAPGALHVGNILLHALATALLAFVILRRHGGIAGIAAAATAAAWWAFHPQNVEPVAWISCRYDLLCGVALLGLLALPWRPGPFRASLYGLIFLAGLLSKEGFGAMAVVVVAMDFADHRTARDAAPRWVAVAIALAVWVALRAAVGIRSFDLPPPEAVLRILLNFPEAITVYIGRAIVPQPLTISHPYTSGGVFGVAAGAAIFAAFIAAAILWRRQAPSSGTGSRRRNHAGTEAGTAAAVKRPLAVPAAIFLAWFVPVAGAMAMFHEVGERYLYVPSIGLALIVAELVVLAVSARRRIVRVIVPAALGIVIIFGIVRVEQRLPDWKNDDTLWTAAFRVNPLDPLANHYRAISTGRRGDWNEAQRAIEIASRGDPGSGRFATTYAWVLLGKGDAAGAVREAERATILAPYQPDGWYYLAFARHKIGDHEGELAALEKLLEIAPDYPGARRMREIAACEVSGREDCPDTR; from the coding sequence ATGGCACTTATTTTGAATCCCGGAGACGGGCCGCAACAACATCTCAGGTTGCGCGTCGCGGTCATCGCCGCCCTGGCGGTTTTCACTGCGGCGGCCTACGCGCCGCTTATCGGTGCGGGCTGGGTCTATGACGACGTCAACCTCGTAAAGCCGAGTCCCGCGTTAAAGGACCTTTCCGGGTTGTGCCGTTCGATCTCCACCGATCTCTATAGCCAGGCCGCGCCGCGCCTCGAGATGAGCCCGTACTGGCGGCCGCTCGCGATGGCGTCGTTCTGGCTCGACACGCGGTTCGGTGAGGCGCCCGGCGCGCTGCACGTCGGAAACATCCTCCTCCACGCCCTCGCGACGGCGCTGCTCGCGTTCGTGATCCTGCGGCGGCACGGCGGGATCGCGGGTATCGCCGCCGCCGCAACTGCCGCGGCCTGGTGGGCGTTCCACCCGCAGAACGTCGAGCCGGTGGCGTGGATTTCGTGCCGGTACGACCTTCTGTGCGGTGTCGCGCTTCTGGGCCTTCTCGCTTTGCCCTGGCGCCCCGGGCCGTTTCGGGCCTCTCTCTACGGACTAATATTTCTGGCCGGCCTGCTTTCGAAGGAAGGCTTCGGGGCGATGGCGGTGGTGGTCGTGGCCATGGATTTCGCCGACCATCGAACGGCGCGCGATGCGGCTCCCCGATGGGTGGCGGTCGCCATCGCCCTGGCGGTCTGGGTGGCGCTGAGGGCCGCGGTCGGGATTCGAAGCTTCGACCTGCCGCCGCCCGAGGCCGTTTTGCGGATATTGCTTAACTTCCCCGAGGCGATTACCGTCTACATCGGGCGCGCGATTGTGCCGCAGCCGCTTACCATCTCGCATCCGTACACATCGGGCGGGGTGTTCGGTGTCGCTGCCGGCGCTGCGATATTTGCCGCCTTCATTGCCGCAGCGATTTTATGGCGCCGACAGGCACCTTCCTCCGGTACCGGCAGCCGCCGCCGCAATCACGCGGGAACGGAGGCGGGAACGGCCGCGGCCGTAAAGCGCCCCCTGGCGGTACCGGCAGCGATCTTCCTCGCATGGTTCGTGCCGGTGGCCGGGGCCATGGCCATGTTTCACGAAGTAGGGGAGCGCTACCTGTACGTCCCGTCGATCGGCCTCGCGCTTATCGTCGCGGAACTGGTCGTCCTTGCCGTGTCCGCGCGTCGCCGGATCGTGCGCGTCATCGTCCCGGCCGCACTCGGCATCGTGATAATTTTCGGCATCGTCCGGGTCGAACAGCGCCTGCCGGACTGGAAAAACGACGACACCCTATGGACGGCGGCGTTTCGGGTGAACCCGCTCGATCCCCTGGCGAACCACTACCGGGCGATCTCAACCGGGCGCAGGGGTGACTGGAATGAGGCCCAGCGGGCCATCGAGATCGCATCGCGCGGGGATCCTGGTTCCGGCCGGTTCGCCACCACGTACGCATGGGTGCTGCTCGGGAAGGGCGACGCCGCCGGAGCGGTCCGGGAAGCGGAGCGCGCCACCATCCTCGCGCCGTATCAACCCGACGGCTGGTATTATCTGGCGTTTGCGCGGCATAAAATCGGCGATCACGAAGGAGAGCTTGCCGCCCTCGAGAAACTTCTCGAGATCGCGCCCGATTATCCGGGCGCGCGCAGGATGCGGGAGATCGCGGCCTGCGAGGTGAGCGGTCGAGAGGACTGCCCCGATACGAGGTGA
- a CDS encoding ABC transporter permease, translating into MKMLYFASRNQKEIIRDPLSSVLGIVMPVFFIFLFSIIAKNAPIEVFKPVNIVPAMTIFGFSFLTLFLAILIARDKSSSFLSRLFISPLTSNDFIFGYMLPMLPISFLICLFCFISGIFIGVPVSMRIIFTFLTFIPYVLFASVTGVLLGTICNETKVLVAGNIFIQLSAILGGAWMDLNILGDTIKTIAGYLPFSHAIEASRAALSGRTENILYHLAIVSVYILVFFLLAVIFFNIKMKSDNK; encoded by the coding sequence ATGAAAATGCTTTATTTTGCATCGCGCAATCAAAAAGAAATAATACGTGATCCGTTGTCGTCTGTTCTGGGCATTGTAATGCCTGTCTTTTTTATATTCCTGTTTTCCATCATCGCAAAAAACGCCCCGATAGAAGTATTCAAACCTGTTAATATAGTACCCGCTATGACTATTTTCGGATTTTCATTTCTCACATTGTTTTTGGCGATCCTGATTGCCAGGGATAAAAGTTCTTCGTTTTTATCCAGGCTTTTTATTTCACCCCTGACATCGAACGATTTCATATTCGGTTACATGCTGCCGATGCTTCCAATATCGTTCTTGATCTGCTTATTCTGTTTTATTTCCGGCATTTTTATAGGAGTGCCCGTTTCGATGCGAATAATATTTACGTTCCTTACATTTATTCCCTATGTACTGTTTGCTTCCGTTACGGGAGTGCTTTTGGGAACAATATGCAATGAAACGAAAGTACTGGTGGCGGGAAATATTTTCATTCAATTGAGCGCCATTTTAGGGGGCGCGTGGATGGATCTGAATATTTTAGGCGACACGATCAAAACTATCGCCGGCTATCTGCCGTTTTCACACGCGATAGAAGCGTCCCGTGCGGCGTTATCGGGTCGAACGGAAAATATCTTATATCACCTCGCGATTGTATCAGTGTATATTCTGGTATTTTTCCTTCTGGCAGTCATTTTCTTCAACATAAAAATGAAATCCGACAACAAGTAA